A window of the Macrobrachium rosenbergii isolate ZJJX-2024 chromosome 43, ASM4041242v1, whole genome shotgun sequence genome harbors these coding sequences:
- the LOC136828809 gene encoding subgroup A Rous sarcoma virus receptor pg950-like — protein sequence MKTVLVSVVILVIVAGAMASNPTGKKCKPDDHHCGDGKCIPNTFVCDGVFDCGDGNDEVDCKKSNLGGRSADPMADFPPGDDLEAPTFPLEFGK from the exons ATGAAGACCGTCCTCGTATCTGTGGTTATCCTTGTCATCGTTGCAG gGGCCATGGCTTCGAACCCAACGGGGAAGAAGTGCAAACCTGACGATCATCACTGCGGCGACGGGAAGTGTATCCCCAACACTTTCGTCTGCGACGGAGTGTTTGATTGCGGTGATGGAAATGATGAG GTTGACTGCAAGAAGAGCAACTTGGGCGGCCGCTCTGCCGATCCCATGGCTGACTTCCCTCCCGGAGACGACTTGGAAGCCCCTACTTTCCCCCTGGAATTCGGCAAATGA